The Cyanobacteriota bacterium genome contains a region encoding:
- a CDS encoding NAD(P)H-dependent oxidoreductase, giving the protein MLGTVRQGRKSEAIARFIVEQTAQVKTVETELIDIRTLPIPVDDAGLSAQIPSFAETVRRADGFIIVVPEYNHTYPGILKHVLDTNYKEYVHKAVGLCGVSSGSFGGVRAIESLLPALKAFGLLPTVADLNVSNVEDVLDESGQLLEPERSAFLRRYERFIKELVWLTATLKHGRETIPLG; this is encoded by the coding sequence ATTTTGGGGACAGTGCGCCAAGGCCGAAAAAGTGAAGCGATCGCCCGCTTCATAGTTGAGCAAACTGCCCAAGTCAAGACTGTCGAGACCGAGTTGATTGATATTCGCACACTACCAATTCCAGTTGATGATGCAGGCTTGAGTGCTCAAATCCCTAGTTTTGCTGAAACAGTGCGTCGAGCAGATGGATTTATTATTGTTGTCCCAGAGTATAACCATACCTATCCCGGCATTCTGAAACACGTATTAGATACCAACTACAAAGAGTATGTCCACAAGGCAGTTGGGCTTTGCGGCGTATCATCGGGATCATTTGGAGGAGTGCGAGCCATTGAATCGTTGCTTCCTGCCTTGAAAGCATTTGGTTTGTTGCCGACTGTCGCAGATCTCAATGTCAGTAACGTTGAGGATGTTTTAGACGAATCTGGGCAGTTGCTTGAACCAGAGCGATCGGCATTTCTACGGCGCTATGAACGCTTTATCAAAGAGTTGGTCTGGCTGACTGCTACATTGAAGCATGGCCGCGAAACGATTCCCCTAGGGTGA